A window from Corynebacterium urealyticum DSM 7109 encodes these proteins:
- a CDS encoding acyl-CoA carboxylase subunit beta yields MSEDSADQANPQGEDTASADSSVSAKLKDLQRRLELAQDPGSESAKAKRDAAGLTTPRQRIDALLDEGSFTEIGALGQAPGDPTAPYGDGVVTGYGRIGGRPVAIYAHDKSVFGGSVGETFGKKVTEVMDMATRVGIPVVGINDSGGARIQDAVTSLAMYSEIARRQVPLSGQSPQISILLGPSAGGAVYAPVTTDFLVAVDGRTQMFVTGPAVIESVTGEKISMEELGGARQQARNGNISYVAANEDEAFNYVKDLLDFLPSSAFDELPQYWAPNDSLTERDKELNSIIPDDPNAGYDMMDVLTRIFDDENVLEVQGDYGSNVITAYARIDGQTVGVIANQPMVLAGCLDAEAADKASRFIRINNAYNIPLVFVVDTPGYLPGAEQEKVGLIHRGAHLGFALADATVPKVTVVVRKAFGGGYAVMGSKNLTADVNLAWPTAQIAVMGAEAAVVMMKGKELAAMPPEKRVVAKKMFMDFYNANMTSPYVSAERGYVDAIISPEETRVQLRQALRQLAHKRTPREKKKHTILPM; encoded by the coding sequence GTGTCTGAAGACTCTGCTGACCAGGCCAACCCGCAGGGTGAGGATACTGCTTCAGCGGATAGCAGTGTGTCCGCGAAGCTGAAGGACCTGCAACGCCGGCTCGAGCTGGCGCAGGACCCCGGCTCCGAGTCGGCGAAGGCCAAGCGCGACGCCGCCGGGCTGACTACCCCGCGCCAGCGCATCGACGCTCTCCTCGATGAGGGCTCCTTCACCGAGATCGGTGCCCTCGGCCAGGCCCCGGGCGACCCGACCGCCCCCTACGGCGACGGCGTGGTCACCGGCTATGGCCGCATTGGCGGCCGCCCCGTCGCGATCTACGCCCACGATAAGTCCGTCTTCGGCGGCTCCGTGGGTGAGACCTTCGGCAAGAAGGTCACTGAGGTCATGGACATGGCCACTCGCGTCGGCATCCCGGTCGTCGGCATCAACGACTCCGGCGGCGCCCGCATTCAGGACGCCGTGACCTCCCTGGCCATGTACTCCGAGATTGCGCGCCGCCAGGTTCCGCTCTCCGGTCAGAGCCCGCAGATCTCCATCCTGCTGGGCCCGTCCGCAGGTGGTGCGGTCTACGCCCCCGTGACGACGGACTTCCTTGTCGCCGTGGACGGTCGCACCCAGATGTTCGTCACTGGCCCGGCCGTCATCGAGTCCGTGACCGGCGAGAAGATCTCCATGGAGGAGCTCGGTGGGGCGCGCCAGCAGGCCCGCAACGGCAACATCAGCTACGTCGCCGCCAACGAGGATGAGGCCTTCAACTACGTCAAGGACCTGCTGGACTTCCTGCCCTCCTCGGCCTTCGACGAACTGCCCCAGTACTGGGCGCCGAATGACTCCCTGACGGAGCGGGACAAGGAACTGAACTCCATCATCCCGGACGACCCGAACGCCGGTTACGACATGATGGACGTGTTGACCCGCATCTTCGACGACGAAAACGTCCTTGAGGTGCAGGGTGACTACGGTTCCAACGTCATCACCGCCTACGCGCGTATCGACGGGCAGACGGTCGGCGTGATCGCAAACCAGCCGATGGTGCTAGCCGGCTGCCTGGACGCCGAGGCGGCGGATAAAGCCTCCCGCTTCATCCGCATCAACAACGCCTACAACATCCCGCTCGTCTTCGTGGTGGACACCCCCGGCTATCTGCCGGGAGCGGAGCAGGAGAAGGTCGGCCTGATCCACCGTGGCGCGCACCTGGGCTTCGCCCTGGCCGACGCGACGGTGCCGAAGGTCACCGTGGTGGTGCGCAAGGCCTTCGGCGGTGGTTATGCCGTCATGGGCTCGAAGAACCTCACGGCGGATGTGAACCTCGCGTGGCCGACCGCGCAGATCGCGGTGATGGGAGCGGAGGCCGCCGTCGTCATGATGAAGGGCAAGGAACTGGCCGCGATGCCCCCGGAGAAGCGGGTGGTGGCGAAGAAGATGTTCATGGACTTCTACAACGCCAACATGACCAGCCCCTATGTGTCCGCAGAGCGAGGCTACGTGGACGCGATCATCTCCCCGGAGGAGACCCGCGTGCAGCTGCGCCAGGCGCTGCGCCAGCTGGCGCACAAGCGCACACCGCGCGAGAAGAAGAAGCACACGATTTTGCCGATGTAG
- a CDS encoding acyl-CoA synthetase, protein MTTQSPLSQIKKLANNLKYSAEGLATEVSAVGRGLIPVLRSDIVAKGGGVRGQLAFLEGIARYGFSTARQMRYAAFHAPDQLAFIDDMGQRTYREMLDDVQALARSLQSRGVGKGDRVGVMCRNSRAIIYAIGAKGFVGTKIFLLNIGSSPEQLAKSMVEHDLDLLYIDEEFAERLPEDLGDCEIIIGHAEDLGNPKVRDASWPTFQQLIDTAPSAEAEKLPLFPKRDHIIIMSSGTSGTPKGVAIREPLIPTPLRALVTRVPWRAKMMVQMSASMFHSWGWANINLIIAHRATVVLRRIFDPKQAMEDLVNYQIEGIITSPIFLKEQLRVAEEGDYDVSSVKMIISSGHAMTPDFIRAVQAKFGPVLANFYGSTEASSCVMTTPEELAEDPKLAGRAVTGVRIKILDEDGNELPPGQVGRIFCRGAMTMKQYTNVRDKMVIEKGLLEIGDKGYLTEDGRLYVLGRNDDMIIVGGENVYPKSVTEVLEPMPGIRDLFVKGVEDEDTFARLAVWIVREDDETGRRLTKKAVQDWVLEKLAEHSVPRDVVFVDELPYNPTGKVMPRQLPDSRIHGEP, encoded by the coding sequence ATGACGACGCAGTCTCCGCTGAGCCAGATCAAGAAGCTCGCGAATAACCTCAAGTACTCGGCAGAGGGCCTCGCCACCGAGGTCTCTGCCGTGGGGCGCGGGCTGATCCCGGTGCTGCGCTCCGACATCGTCGCCAAGGGAGGGGGCGTGCGTGGCCAGCTCGCCTTCCTGGAGGGCATCGCCCGCTACGGCTTCAGCACCGCCCGCCAGATGCGCTACGCGGCTTTCCACGCCCCGGATCAGCTGGCCTTCATCGACGACATGGGGCAGCGCACCTACCGTGAGATGCTGGACGACGTCCAGGCCCTGGCCCGCTCCCTGCAGAGCCGCGGAGTGGGCAAGGGCGACCGAGTCGGCGTGATGTGCCGCAATAGCCGCGCGATCATCTATGCCATCGGCGCCAAGGGCTTCGTTGGCACCAAGATCTTCCTGCTGAATATCGGCAGCTCCCCGGAGCAGCTGGCTAAGTCCATGGTGGAGCACGACCTGGACCTGCTGTACATCGACGAGGAGTTCGCCGAGCGCCTGCCGGAGGACCTCGGCGACTGCGAGATCATCATCGGGCACGCCGAGGACCTGGGCAACCCGAAGGTGCGGGACGCCTCCTGGCCGACCTTCCAGCAGCTCATTGATACCGCCCCGAGCGCGGAAGCTGAGAAGCTGCCCCTGTTCCCGAAGCGCGATCACATCATCATCATGTCCTCCGGTACTTCCGGGACGCCGAAGGGCGTGGCCATTCGGGAGCCGCTGATCCCAACCCCGCTGCGCGCGCTGGTCACCCGCGTGCCGTGGCGCGCGAAGATGATGGTGCAGATGTCCGCCTCGATGTTCCACTCCTGGGGCTGGGCGAATATCAACCTCATCATCGCCCACCGCGCGACCGTGGTGCTGCGCCGTATCTTCGACCCGAAGCAGGCGATGGAGGATCTTGTGAACTACCAGATCGAGGGCATCATCACCTCGCCGATCTTCCTCAAGGAGCAGCTGCGGGTCGCCGAGGAGGGGGACTATGACGTCTCCAGCGTGAAGATGATCATCTCCTCCGGCCACGCCATGACCCCGGACTTCATCCGCGCGGTCCAGGCGAAGTTCGGCCCGGTGCTGGCGAACTTCTACGGCTCCACCGAGGCTTCCTCCTGCGTGATGACCACCCCGGAGGAGCTGGCGGAGGATCCGAAGCTCGCGGGCCGCGCCGTCACCGGCGTGCGCATCAAGATTTTGGACGAGGACGGCAACGAGCTGCCCCCGGGCCAGGTCGGCCGCATCTTCTGCCGCGGCGCGATGACGATGAAGCAGTACACCAACGTCCGCGACAAGATGGTGATCGAAAAGGGCCTGCTGGAGATCGGCGACAAGGGTTATCTCACCGAGGACGGTCGCCTATACGTCCTGGGCCGCAACGACGACATGATCATCGTCGGCGGCGAGAACGTCTACCCGAAGTCCGTCACCGAGGTGCTGGAGCCCATGCCGGGCATCCGCGACCTCTTCGTCAAGGGCGTGGAGGACGAAGACACCTTCGCTCGCTTGGCCGTGTGGATTGTCCGGGAGGACGACGAGACCGGCCGGCGCCTCACGAAGAAGGCCGTTCAGGACTGGGTTCTGGAGAAGCTCGCCGAGCATTCCGTGCCCCGGGATGTCGTCTTCGTCGACGAGCTGCCGTACAACCCGACTGGCAAGGTCATGCCGCGTCAGCTTCCGGATTCCCGCATCCACGGCGAGCCCTAA
- a CDS encoding MFS transporter: MSHTENHATEDVNPETTASAAREGAAGAAGVSRGLTPTDPGYKRALIGALFAGLASFNAMYVTQAVLPSITADFGISPTVAALSVSATTGALALSVIPVGILSERLGRYRILQISVMAATFLSLLVAIAPGVGPLLLMRALQGVAVAGVPAVIMTYLAEEIDAKHLPRVMGFYISGTSIGGLFGRLIPGAVLEFADWRVAVLTSGGVSVLIGLAMLVLLPPSRNFTPKKITVSHELAAFAGHFRSPVLLGLFVLPFLLMGAFVSLYNYLGFHLIGEYGLPESLAAAVFVIYLSGTWSSARAGRAVQAYGQGRVLTVSMVLALAGLLLMFIPTVWLTVTGALLFTAAFFACHSVASGWVSAAAKKDRAEASSTYVLSYYLGSSLLGALSGQFFDISWAALLAWLTGLYVLALLITLFVHHKAKQQA; encoded by the coding sequence ATGAGCCACACAGAGAATCACGCGACGGAGGACGTGAATCCAGAGACAACGGCGTCGGCCGCCCGGGAGGGGGCGGCCGGCGCCGCTGGCGTATCGAGGGGGCTCACACCAACCGATCCCGGCTACAAGCGGGCACTGATCGGCGCGCTTTTCGCGGGGTTGGCGTCCTTCAACGCCATGTACGTCACCCAGGCGGTCCTGCCGAGCATTACGGCGGACTTCGGCATCAGCCCCACCGTCGCTGCGCTCTCGGTCTCAGCGACGACGGGGGCGCTGGCGCTATCCGTCATCCCCGTCGGGATCCTCTCCGAGCGGCTGGGACGCTACCGCATCCTGCAGATCAGCGTCATGGCCGCCACCTTCTTGAGCCTGCTGGTGGCCATCGCGCCCGGGGTCGGCCCGCTGCTGCTCATGCGCGCCCTGCAGGGCGTGGCGGTGGCCGGCGTGCCCGCTGTGATCATGACCTACCTCGCCGAGGAGATCGACGCCAAACACCTGCCGCGGGTAATGGGCTTCTATATTTCCGGCACGAGCATCGGAGGGCTCTTCGGCCGCCTCATCCCCGGCGCGGTATTGGAGTTCGCAGACTGGCGCGTCGCGGTGCTGACCTCAGGCGGGGTCTCCGTCCTCATCGGCCTGGCGATGCTGGTGCTGCTGCCACCTTCGCGGAACTTCACGCCAAAGAAGATCACGGTCTCCCACGAGCTCGCCGCTTTCGCGGGCCACTTCCGCTCGCCGGTGCTGCTCGGGCTGTTCGTGCTGCCCTTCCTGCTGATGGGTGCCTTCGTCTCCCTGTACAACTACCTGGGCTTCCACCTGATCGGCGAGTACGGGCTACCAGAGTCCCTGGCCGCCGCGGTCTTCGTGATCTATCTTTCCGGCACCTGGTCCTCCGCCCGGGCGGGTCGGGCCGTGCAGGCCTACGGGCAGGGGCGGGTTCTCACCGTCTCGATGGTGCTGGCGCTGGCCGGGTTGTTGCTGATGTTCATCCCGACGGTCTGGCTCACCGTGACCGGCGCGCTGCTGTTCACCGCCGCGTTCTTCGCCTGCCACTCCGTGGCCAGCGGCTGGGTGAGTGCCGCTGCAAAGAAGGATCGCGCCGAGGCCTCCAGCACCTATGTGCTGAGCTACTACCTGGGTTCCTCGCTGCTGGGTGCGCTCTCCGGTCAGTTCTTCGATATCAGCTGGGCGGCGCTGCTCGCTTGGCTCACCGGGCTCTACGTGCTGGCGCTGCTGATTACCCTCTTCGTTCACCACAAGGCCAAGCAACAGGCTTAA
- a CDS encoding DUF6114 domain-containing protein — translation MTQSANGAAAEAAATDAASTGGTPVTENKETQELPTTADTGVDATAGENGDEATASQRRSGFTQWRRSRPFFAGLLMLLGGVVILTPAYLSLEVSNIIIQVSTISGVSTFIIGALLIACGLMTWFGGGSRILTGVAGIILGIVALPTSNFGGFILGTLLALVGGALALSWTDSSKEELAARREAKKQQKADRAATESGTTSGASNSTAVAVLAAVTTTGLAAGLTATAGAPPAQAQLELPKFPELPGAPKAPGTAKPPAQHQPASPKLPEAPKLPDPPKVPGLPKLPEASKLPETLKLPEIPEEYEMDLTPPTPIEGLRGIPGNTFQITTDSTALLGNMKLSLITLETQQGPKPALRIDADKAVLQNLAMEMPGQSAGPIWQRTGPGKTSVLSGNFHIIVSKLTITPEIAGVKTIPITIDASWAPEEIKKEAAKMGLGQPDALSEKLRMLDGTMDAYVVSSDRIDLPKGTSLAP, via the coding sequence ATGACGCAGAGTGCTAACGGTGCAGCGGCGGAGGCGGCAGCCACCGACGCGGCGAGCACCGGTGGCACCCCCGTGACTGAGAACAAGGAGACCCAGGAGCTGCCGACCACAGCAGATACGGGAGTAGACGCCACAGCAGGCGAGAATGGAGACGAGGCCACGGCGAGCCAGCGCCGCTCCGGTTTCACCCAGTGGCGGCGCAGCCGTCCATTCTTCGCCGGGCTGCTGATGCTGCTGGGCGGGGTCGTGATCCTCACCCCTGCGTATCTCTCGCTGGAGGTCTCGAACATCATCATCCAGGTCTCGACGATCTCGGGGGTGTCCACCTTCATCATCGGCGCCCTGCTGATCGCCTGCGGGCTGATGACGTGGTTCGGGGGCGGGAGCCGCATCCTCACCGGCGTGGCTGGCATCATCCTGGGCATCGTCGCGCTGCCGACGTCAAACTTCGGTGGCTTCATACTCGGCACCCTGCTGGCCCTGGTGGGCGGCGCCCTGGCGCTGTCTTGGACGGATTCCTCCAAGGAGGAGCTCGCCGCGCGGCGGGAGGCCAAGAAGCAGCAGAAGGCGGATCGGGCTGCCACCGAGTCGGGCACGACCTCCGGGGCCAGCAATTCCACCGCTGTTGCGGTTCTCGCCGCCGTCACCACGACCGGACTGGCCGCGGGTCTGACCGCTACGGCGGGAGCCCCACCGGCGCAGGCGCAGCTTGAGCTGCCGAAGTTCCCGGAGCTGCCGGGCGCCCCCAAGGCCCCTGGGACGGCGAAGCCCCCAGCACAGCACCAACCTGCCTCGCCCAAGCTGCCAGAAGCGCCGAAACTTCCGGATCCACCAAAGGTGCCTGGCCTCCCGAAGCTCCCGGAAGCGTCCAAGCTGCCGGAAACACTCAAGCTCCCGGAGATCCCGGAGGAGTACGAGATGGATCTCACTCCCCCAACCCCCATCGAGGGCTTGCGGGGAATTCCGGGCAACACCTTCCAGATCACGACCGACTCCACCGCGCTGCTGGGCAATATGAAGCTCTCCCTGATCACGCTGGAGACCCAGCAGGGACCCAAGCCCGCATTGCGCATCGACGCGGACAAGGCCGTCCTGCAAAACCTGGCCATGGAGATGCCCGGCCAGTCCGCGGGACCAATCTGGCAGCGCACCGGCCCCGGCAAGACGAGCGTGCTGAGCGGCAACTTCCACATCATCGTGAGCAAGTTGACCATCACCCCGGAGATCGCCGGGGTGAAGACAATCCCGATCACCATCGACGCTTCCTGGGCACCGGAGGAGATCAAGAAGGAAGCCGCGAAGATGGGGCTCGGCCAGCCCGATGCGCTCTCCGAAAAGCTGCGGATGCTGGACGGCACCATGGATGCCTACGTGGTCTCCTCGGACCGCATCGACCTACCCAAGGGCACCTCGCTAGCACCCTAA
- a CDS encoding DUF6230 family protein — protein MGHTRKLRFAGILGVGLLASGGMGVAMAEGGISANLALSNTIFNMDVGGLDADGFSLFVDSDKLANGEETVSRIKMTKARVSDVCMSAPIKVPGIGEKKFQMLVPGQNMEAENMIIGAPDLSGGMTLVKPQIGIDANQVDKNAAPGAWGIAAEKLISDGQTMHATSLSADQLTAAGSKITLENPDDAEC, from the coding sequence ATGGGACACACAAGGAAACTTCGATTCGCAGGAATTCTGGGTGTCGGCCTGCTGGCATCCGGGGGAATGGGCGTCGCCATGGCCGAAGGCGGGATCTCCGCCAACCTGGCGCTGTCCAACACCATCTTCAACATGGACGTCGGCGGTCTGGACGCGGACGGCTTCTCCCTCTTCGTCGATTCCGACAAGCTGGCCAATGGCGAGGAGACGGTCTCCCGCATCAAGATGACCAAGGCCCGCGTGTCCGACGTGTGCATGTCCGCACCGATCAAGGTGCCGGGTATTGGGGAGAAAAAGTTCCAGATGCTCGTGCCGGGCCAGAACATGGAAGCCGAGAACATGATCATCGGCGCCCCTGATCTGAGCGGTGGCATGACTCTGGTCAAGCCACAGATCGGCATCGATGCGAACCAGGTCGACAAAAACGCTGCCCCCGGTGCGTGGGGTATCGCGGCCGAGAAGCTCATCTCCGATGGGCAGACCATGCACGCGACTTCACTGTCCGCGGACCAGCTGACCGCGGCGGGAAGCAAGATCACGCTGGAGAATCCAGATGACGCAGAGTGCTAA
- a CDS encoding DUF3054 domain-containing protein, with protein MSTAPHNAAAPTTTAPTSGALAPVLDLLALLIFALLARLAHDDGSGFSVLRWLDTAWPFMLGAAIVWVILRATGAGAAGFSLRTGVFVWLGSLVAGLGIWGIRNAAVPHWSFILVATLMSALLLFGWRGIARLRTRKS; from the coding sequence ATGTCTACTGCCCCGCACAATGCTGCTGCCCCCACCACCACCGCGCCAACCTCCGGCGCTCTCGCGCCCGTACTGGATCTTCTGGCGCTGCTGATCTTCGCGCTGCTCGCGCGCTTGGCCCACGACGACGGCTCGGGCTTCAGCGTCCTGCGCTGGCTGGACACCGCCTGGCCCTTCATGCTGGGGGCGGCGATCGTCTGGGTTATCCTGCGCGCCACGGGGGCGGGTGCGGCTGGATTCTCGCTGCGCACCGGGGTCTTCGTGTGGCTGGGCAGCCTCGTTGCTGGACTCGGCATTTGGGGTATCCGCAACGCGGCGGTCCCCCACTGGTCCTTCATCCTGGTGGCCACGTTGATGTCCGCCCTGCTGCTTTTCGGCTGGCGTGGCATCGCCCGACTCCGGACGCGGAAGAGCTAA
- a CDS encoding lysylphosphatidylglycerol synthase transmembrane domain-containing protein has translation MLAKTSAFLRSPLTRIAISLAVLVAIAFMAHRHFGFLENGWEELKAADNRWLLLAVVTVLLSMFAQAEVMVVLLRSAGIKVRRLSANVLGLVANAWSASLPGGPAISVAMIFREQLKWGATPVIASWYMVFSGLLAGAGMALLGIGSVFFLGLKVNPLTLAVSLVVLVVLASLTNWAARNPKKVEDWLIARLRGFNRWRKKPEDRHVEQLAGFSEQLATVELPLPKLALAINWSLLNWILEIICLLACTYAVGAKAPIAGVVLSFISAKLVGQAQITPGGLGPVDIVLTSTLVAVAGLTSGQAFAAVIVFRMFSFVGLVGLGWIIFLVAKLPNPRELAPGAAADDQKAASEPGPTSG, from the coding sequence GTGCTCGCCAAGACCTCCGCCTTCCTCCGCTCCCCCCTCACCCGGATCGCCATCTCGCTGGCGGTGCTCGTCGCCATCGCGTTCATGGCGCACCGCCACTTCGGCTTCCTGGAAAACGGGTGGGAGGAGCTCAAGGCTGCTGATAACCGCTGGCTGCTGCTCGCCGTAGTGACCGTCCTGCTGTCGATGTTCGCGCAGGCGGAGGTCATGGTCGTGCTGCTGCGCTCGGCGGGGATCAAGGTCCGGCGCCTCTCAGCCAATGTGCTGGGGCTGGTCGCGAATGCTTGGTCTGCATCCCTTCCCGGCGGGCCTGCCATCTCCGTGGCGATGATTTTCCGGGAGCAGCTGAAGTGGGGCGCCACGCCGGTGATCGCTAGCTGGTACATGGTCTTCTCCGGCCTGCTCGCGGGTGCGGGCATGGCATTGCTGGGCATCGGCTCGGTCTTCTTTCTTGGGCTGAAGGTCAATCCACTCACGTTGGCTGTTTCGCTTGTGGTGTTGGTGGTGTTGGCGTCCTTAACGAATTGGGCCGCGCGCAACCCCAAGAAGGTGGAGGACTGGCTGATCGCCCGACTGCGGGGCTTCAACCGCTGGCGTAAGAAGCCGGAAGATCGGCACGTGGAACAGCTCGCGGGATTCTCCGAGCAGCTTGCGACGGTGGAGCTGCCGCTGCCGAAGCTCGCACTGGCGATCAATTGGTCTCTGCTGAACTGGATCCTGGAGATCATCTGCCTATTGGCCTGCACCTACGCGGTGGGCGCTAAGGCGCCGATCGCCGGAGTGGTGCTGAGCTTCATCTCCGCCAAGTTGGTCGGCCAGGCGCAGATCACCCCGGGCGGGCTGGGCCCGGTGGACATCGTGCTGACCAGTACCCTCGTGGCAGTTGCAGGGCTGACCTCCGGGCAGGCTTTCGCCGCCGTCATTGTCTTCCGCATGTTCAGCTTCGTCGGTCTCGTGGGGCTGGGTTGGATCATCTTCCTCGTGGCAAAACTGCCCAACCCCCGCGAGCTGGCACCAGGTGCCGCGGCCGACGACCAGAAGGCAGCATCCGAGCCCGGCCCCACCTCCGGCTAA
- a CDS encoding MMPL family transporter: protein MFSAWGNFAYRFRRVIPLVIIAAVLALFATVGTQLDDRLSQEGWDDPGSQSTRAKEIEEEIFGRDDSGDVILLVTGDKPQSVTTPEVKESLTKQLTALEEKYPDNIRTINSYWANGPRQMATPEGDAAFASLAMKGEDEDVLNNLRAIEDDLAKIEVPGLRTEIAGQTAVAGALDSGMSRDISRAEIYALPAVGVLLLIVFGGVIAALMPLLVGVLSILGSLGVLSLLAAATQINVFAISVVTLLGLGLAIDYGLFMVSRFREELAEGSDVPTAVRNTTATAGKTVVFSAAMVAVALSGLLIFPQAFLKSVAFGAMSAVGLAALLSVMVLPSIFGMLGHNIDKWAVRKHKTRTRDEQINTIWGRIPAFAMRHSKAVTFLLVALLLALTAPMAGIKFGGINETYLPPNETTRVAQNNFDEKFPAFRTDPIKLVIQGDQQAVAQVYREANDITGLTGPFRVTQPTKDDTTVLSTGIADRDDYKRIVEELEDLNAEGAEVLVAGTPAMEQESIQALFDKLPWMMLYIVVVSFVLMALVFGSLIIPAKAVIMNVLGIGATLGVLTLLFVDGVGADLFNFTPGPLMSPILVLIVAILFGLSTDYEVFLVSRMVEARSHGESTDRSIRFGVANTGGIITAAALIMIVVAGAFGFSDIVMMKYIAYGMITALILDATVIRLLLVPAVMHMLREDNWWAPRWVQRLSEKVGHNEQLADSPVAVGAAEPALVGAGAPAAAGAAAPAGGAATETAPEHSGQREPLPEPLPEAHAEDEHEDVDVDGERTEDAEFAEDVEAADEDHAEDTDDEDAAATDADVDAMTTADVASEADVETDVEGDVDTDNEAAAEPTVAPEDENSGQRGRTVPFEQLMAELRRREEGRREEGRRGEGRQD, encoded by the coding sequence ATGTTTAGCGCTTGGGGAAATTTCGCCTACCGTTTCCGCCGGGTCATCCCGCTGGTCATCATCGCGGCGGTGCTCGCGCTCTTCGCGACCGTGGGCACGCAGCTGGACGACCGGCTGAGCCAGGAGGGTTGGGACGACCCCGGCTCGCAGTCCACCCGGGCGAAGGAGATCGAGGAGGAGATCTTCGGTCGCGATGACTCGGGCGACGTGATTCTGCTGGTCACGGGCGACAAGCCGCAGTCGGTGACCACCCCGGAGGTCAAGGAATCGCTAACGAAGCAGCTGACCGCCCTGGAGGAGAAGTACCCGGATAACATCCGCACGATCAACTCCTACTGGGCCAACGGGCCACGCCAAATGGCCACCCCGGAGGGCGACGCCGCCTTCGCTTCCCTGGCGATGAAGGGTGAGGACGAGGACGTCCTGAACAACCTGCGCGCCATCGAGGATGACCTGGCCAAGATCGAGGTGCCGGGACTGAGGACGGAGATCGCGGGTCAGACCGCGGTGGCCGGCGCGCTGGATTCCGGCATGTCCCGGGACATTTCCCGCGCCGAGATCTACGCCCTGCCGGCGGTCGGCGTGCTGCTGCTCATCGTCTTCGGTGGCGTGATCGCCGCGCTGATGCCGCTGCTGGTGGGCGTGCTGTCCATCCTCGGCTCCCTGGGCGTGCTTTCCCTGCTGGCGGCGGCCACGCAGATCAACGTCTTCGCGATCTCCGTCGTCACCCTGCTGGGCCTGGGCCTGGCGATCGACTACGGCCTGTTCATGGTCTCCCGCTTCCGCGAGGAGCTCGCCGAGGGCAGCGACGTCCCCACCGCGGTGCGAAACACCACCGCGACGGCCGGCAAGACGGTGGTCTTCTCCGCGGCGATGGTGGCCGTCGCGCTCTCCGGCCTGCTGATCTTCCCGCAGGCTTTCCTGAAGTCCGTGGCCTTCGGCGCGATGAGCGCGGTCGGCCTGGCTGCGCTGCTCTCCGTGATGGTGCTGCCGAGCATCTTCGGCATGCTGGGCCACAACATCGATAAGTGGGCGGTGCGCAAGCACAAGACCCGCACCCGCGACGAGCAGATCAACACCATCTGGGGTCGCATCCCGGCCTTCGCGATGCGCCACTCCAAGGCCGTGACCTTCCTGCTGGTCGCGCTGCTGCTGGCCCTGACCGCCCCGATGGCTGGCATCAAGTTCGGCGGAATCAACGAGACCTACCTGCCGCCGAACGAGACCACTCGTGTGGCGCAGAATAACTTCGACGAGAAGTTCCCGGCCTTCCGCACCGACCCGATCAAGCTCGTCATTCAGGGCGATCAGCAGGCGGTGGCCCAGGTCTACCGGGAGGCCAACGACATCACCGGGCTGACTGGTCCGTTCCGCGTCACGCAGCCGACGAAGGACGACACGACGGTGCTGTCCACCGGCATCGCCGACCGCGATGACTACAAGCGCATCGTCGAGGAGCTGGAGGACCTGAATGCCGAGGGCGCCGAGGTGCTGGTCGCCGGCACCCCGGCCATGGAGCAGGAGTCCATCCAGGCCCTGTTCGACAAGCTGCCGTGGATGATGCTCTACATCGTGGTGGTCAGTTTCGTGCTCATGGCGCTGGTCTTCGGCTCGCTGATCATCCCGGCGAAGGCCGTGATCATGAACGTGCTGGGCATCGGCGCGACCCTGGGCGTGCTGACCCTGCTCTTCGTCGACGGTGTGGGCGCGGACCTGTTCAACTTCACCCCGGGCCCACTGATGAGCCCGATCCTGGTGCTCATCGTGGCAATCCTCTTTGGCTTGTCCACGGACTACGAGGTCTTCCTGGTCTCCCGCATGGTGGAGGCCCGCTCCCACGGGGAGAGCACCGACCGTTCGATCCGCTTCGGCGTGGCGAATACCGGCGGCATCATCACCGCCGCCGCCCTGATCATGATCGTGGTCGCGGGCGCCTTCGGCTTCTCGGACATCGTGATGATGAAGTACATCGCCTACGGCATGATCACGGCCCTCATTTTGGACGCCACCGTCATCCGCCTGTTGCTGGTCCCGGCCGTGATGCACATGCTGCGCGAGGACAACTGGTGGGCACCCCGCTGGGTACAGCGGCTGTCCGAGAAGGTTGGTCACAACGAGCAGCTCGCCGATTCCCCGGTCGCCGTGGGTGCCGCCGAGCCGGCCCTGGTGGGTGCTGGCGCGCCTGCGGCGGCGGGTGCTGCTGCCCCGGCCGGTGGGGCCGCCACCGAGACCGCCCCGGAGCACTCCGGCCAGCGGGAGCCCCTGCCGGAACCGCTCCCCGAGGCGCACGCCGAAGATGAGCACGAGGACGTGGACGTCGACGGTGAGCGCACCGAGGATGCCGAGTTCGCGGAGGACGTCGAAGCTGCGGACGAGGACCACGCGGAGGACACGGACGACGAGGACGCGGCCGCCACAGATGCCGACGTCGACGCAATGACCACCGCCGACGTGGCATCCGAGGCAGACGTTGAGACCGACGTCGAGGGCGACGTCGACACAGACAACGAGGCTGCTGCTGAGCCGACTGTTGCACCGGAGGATGAGAACTCCGGGCAGCGCGGGCGCACCGTGCCCTTCGAGCAACTCATGGCGGAGCTGAGACGTCGTGAGGAGGGGCGCCGTGAGGAGGGGCGCCGCGGGGAGGGTCGCCAGGACTAG